A stretch of DNA from Oryza brachyantha chromosome 4, ObraRS2, whole genome shotgun sequence:
TTGAGGCGTTGTCGCCGCCAGTAggatcgccaccgccgtcgtgtTTCTCGATCAAGAACACCATGGACGGGCTCAGAGAGTGGATGTGAGCCATAGCTGTGGCGACGCACGCTTCTCTTGAGCTATTCGTCGCGTTCTGCGCCGCCGGGAATACCAGGTTGACGACCACcgtggcgtcgtcgtcgagccTTATACGCTCATGGAGGCTGTTCGATCCGTTCAGGATGCCCTCGAACTCTAACCGTAGGTTAGGGCAGCTGGCCGCGAACCGCGTGAGCCGCGCCTCGGTTTCCCGCAGCTCGTCGGCGCTCGAGCCGAAGCCGGTGATCCGTAAGGACACCGGCCCGTCGCagcggccgtcgtcgtcgtgggaggagctggtggtggtggaggcggcgtccGACATGGACTGGATCAGAGAAGGCCACTGGAACCCGTACGACACGTCGAAGTCGACGACGtggaggcgccgccggccgccggacTCGAACGCCTCCACGATCGCCTGGTTCGCCGTGAAGTGCGCGAACTGGTAGAACGGCGACGCCTGGTAGTACATGGTGTACGCCAGGAACTCCTCGtcccgcgcggcggccgccggcgatctcgccgtcgacggccggAGCCCGGCCAGCCTCGACGCCAGCGCGTCCGCGTAGCACGCCGCGACGCGCTGTCCGGGGTCGCCGGCTCGGCACGGCCACAGCGCGCGCCGTTGGACCTCCTGCAGagcctcccccgccgcctgcACGTCGCCCACCTCcccggcggccaccgccgacAGGAGCAGACGAACCAGCTCCACGCCGCCACCatccgacgacgccgccgccattccACCATCATCCCCACGATCAAACCCATCCGCCTCCTTCTTCACCATCCGATCTCTCGCCTGTGGAACCCTCGTCCTCGTGACGAACCTGACACCCCGCTCCACACCATCGCCACCATGCAtgacgccgccgtccccgaccACCTTACGCTTCTTCttggccgccaccgcccccgcgccgccatcgATGCCAAGACTTAACGTCAGGTTCATCTACTGATCGATCTCCAGACCTCCAAACTCCAAGAAATGGATTGATGGACAGAGTCTTCTCTCAAACCGCACAAACGCATGCGGCAATGGAGATCaccggaggggaggaggaaggaacgGGTGGAGACGAAGGCGAGCGCTATATATACAAAAAGCGCGCAGGAATCTGGCGCGAAATCTCTCGGCGTAGCTTTGGATGCAAGAAATGATGCTTGGGCTTGGCGATCGTTTTGGCTCCACTCGCCATTGGATTCCAAGAAATGGATATGCGGTTGGGTCGTTGGCTTTCCTCTTTGTCCTCTGCACTAGGATCTATCTGACCGTGTACCTGTCAATATTGTACCGGTTCCACTGCTAATTAGACTAGCTCTCTAATTCTTTGGTCTACATGTAGCTTGGAgaaataactatttttttcccattaGTGTTTTGTGTTAACCAATGTGTGATGGGTGTTGACAATTGGTTGCTTGTGTATAATAATATAGtgtcataatatatttgtatagtaACCATGGTTATGCTTTGGTTCAATGGTTGTATATACCATGCATGTTCACACTTCACACCACAGGGTGTGCTTCTACACTGTCGTGTGACTCTGACCATATgggcatgtatatataattcaacTACTTATGACAAGCCTTGAGCCATGCAATTTTGTATTCAGGGAAGGTACGTAGTGTTGAGAGACTTGAGAGGTAAGTATGGTTTAAGGTTtataagctagctaattagctCTCTGAGGTTCTACTATAGGAGGAGCAGTAGTAGTACACAACAAGTTTGCATTGACTCATGCAAGTTAGCTAGCATCACCAGCGCGTACGTCAAGAACATGGAGCATACGTTCTGTGGACTTGACTCTAGCTATAGCCGTGGTGCTTGGACATGGAATTGAACAGGTAAAATCTGTGGAAaggagggaagagagagagaggtggttGGGGCAAAAGTGAAGTGGTATAGTGGTGGTAGTGGAGGTGGTAGGAAGAATGGAAGATGCGACAAAGCGAACAATAATAAGGGActcgaggaggagaggatataggaattaaaatttaaaaatatacttatgcGCACAgagatattaaatttcaaaaatatgattttgcCCTCacatttttaaaagtatataCCGTTtctttaattagaaatatacaCGTGTGGCCAACGACACCGTCCTGTATATCACCGCATTAGCAACAAAACTTTGTGCGCGTGGTAACATGGGATATCGTTGCAAAATGTGgcaaaatagatatatttttgaaaaaaacaaaataatgtaGTCCTGAAAaattatgagaaaaataagtatattttgaaataaaaaaacaaggagcaggtgaaaattttgatagggagggagaggggaggttGAAACGGGTATGAACTATTAACGAGACGTGACTCCTGTGCTGAAGCTATGCTTAcatttgtaattaaaaataatttatgaataaaatatctatatatatatatatattcttagtcatataaaaacaaatactaaaaagaa
This window harbors:
- the LOC102719951 gene encoding protein MONOCULM 1-like — encoded protein: MNLTLSLGIDGGAGAVAAKKKRKVVGDGGVMHGGDGVERGVRFVTRTRVPQARDRMVKKEADGFDRGDDGGMAAASSDGGGVELVRLLLSAVAAGEVGDVQAAGEALQEVQRRALWPCRAGDPGQRVAACYADALASRLAGLRPSTARSPAAAARDEEFLAYTMYYQASPFYQFAHFTANQAIVEAFESGGRRRLHVVDFDVSYGFQWPSLIQSMSDAASTTTSSSHDDDGRCDGPVSLRITGFGSSADELRETEARLTRFAASCPNLRLEFEGILNGSNSLHERIRLDDDATVVVNLVFPAAQNATNSSREACVATAMAHIHSLSPSMVFLIEKHDGGGDPTGGDNASSASVLPWFAANLRYFAAVFDSLHECLPADSAERLAIERNHLGREIGDAVASLSHHCHGGGTGGGVDHAASWKAALESAGFEDVKLSSRTLSQAKLLLKMKSGCGGGSGGGFRVAEGAAGRAMTLAWRDMGLATATGWRRRRRCR